The genomic region TCGGTCGGCCGGCGAGAACCGCATTGTATCCCAGTCTCGACGTGGTGCTCAGTGCGGTTCCGGCTCGGTGAACCCGACTCCATTGCGGATTATTCTCCTCACACCAGTGCCAGATTTCGGCCGGCATCACGTATTGTTGGCCGCCGCGGAGGGGCACTACTTCAGCCACGACGTGCAACCGGTCATGCCGGTCATAGTAGGGAAACACGCCGAGATAAAACGACGGAGCAGTGTCCCCGCCAAATGCCGGCGGCGCCGGCAACTGCGCGGACGAGTCCCAACTTGTGCCGCCATCGCTTGACGTCCGATAGAAACCCTCCTGCGGCGAATCTACCCAGTACTTCACCCAGGTCAGCGTCAGCTTAGGGCTGACCTTGGAGGCGGTGATGCTGTGGCTCGGGAAGCCGGGGTCTGGCTCGGGCGGTGGCACGTGCATCGGCACACTCCAAGTGCCCCAGGTCGTGCACCGGCTGTACCACAACTGGCCGTAGTCGTCAATCGCGGCCGCGTGCAGCCGACGATTTGCGCCTACTGCAAGGGCCGCGCGCTCGGGTGACTCGCTCGGTCCGGTGCAGTACTCAAAAACCCCGGCCCCCGGCGCCGTGTCGCGCGCTACCACAATGGGCCTGCCAGCATGCGCCGACACCAATGCCGCGCCCGTTGTCGGGTCGCAGTCAAGATTGCCAAACCCGCTACGTTCGGCGAACACTGAGATGCCGTCCAGGGACCAACGCCATGAACCGGACTGGTAGTCGTAGAAGTTGTAGCGCATGTTGCGGTCCGGAAACGGGATGCTGTCGATAGAGTAAATCCAGCCGGCGTGAAGCCCGCTGACCGCCGCGTTGACGAGCATCCGATAGGCCGGCCCACCTGTCTGCCAGTCATAGGTCGTAGTGCCGACCGTGTCAATCCTGCCAACCTGTCCCACGGCCAAGCCGGCGGTGCAGAATAGGACTCCGAGCATTCTCGACATGCAGCCTACCTATCTCTGGATGATGAACTTGGTGGTCTGGGCGGTTTCGGGCCGCAGGAAATACACACCGGGGGCCAGGTGCCCGACGGCGTTTGCGCCCGGCATGAGGTCAAGCAGCCTCCGGCCGGAAAGGTCATATACCGCGGCCGGTTCGGTGCCCTCAAGATGAAGCTGGCCGGCCGTGATGCTGGGCCATACCCGCATATCGGAGATTGGGTCCCGGGCCCGCCAGGGCGCCATGACCGCAGAAGAAGCAGGCGAGAGCTGCAAGAACATCACGTCCCAGCGGTTTGGCGCGTTCGGCACCTGGCTGGTCCAGAACAAATCGACCCCGGCATCGGTTACCGGATAGCCGAGATGCGGGCAATAGGAGTAGACTGTGTCGCTGGTCAGGTTCACAATTGGCGACCACTTCTGACCATTGAACGTCCGGTATAGTATATCGTACTGGACCTTGTCGTGGGGCCGGAGGAACTTCCGGGGCCAGGCCACGTAGACTTTGCCAGCACTGTCAACGGTCATGCTGTGGGGGCGTACCATCCCGCTACCGTGGATTGACTCGCTGACCAGGACCGGCTGCGACCAGGCCGTGTCGTATGCCGCGTAGTAGAGCAGAACCAACGTATCCGTCGTCCGCAGATATCCGCGGCACCACGTCGCATGGAAGCGGCCCGCAGTGTCTGCTGCCGTGCTGGCGCTGCCTGTCTCCCAGGTTGTATCCAAGATCTGCCTTGACGACCACTGGCCGCCGCGCTTGAGACGATATGCCACCCGGTCCCGGTCGGCACGCTCGTTCCATGTTAGGAGAATGTTGTCAAACCGGTCCATCGTGACTAGCGGCGCGCAGTCGTCAGCGGGGTTCCGGGTGAGGTTCTCGGGAGTTGTCCAGCCGGAATCGTCTCGGACGCTGTACCAGACTTCACGCGGTTCCACAGGGCTCGGTGGCAGATTCCAGACCAAATGCGCGCGGTTCATGGTATCGCAGACGAGCGAGGAGTAAGGGTCACCGGCTCTCTGCCGCAAGTACGACACTCGTTCCACCGGCTGCCAGCCGATGCTGTCACGACAGCGGTAGAAAACCTCTTCGTACTCACCCTCCACCTCGTCTTCCCACCAAGAGCAGTGCAGCCGGCCCCGGCGGTCAATTGCCAGTGCCGGGTAGACTGACCTGGGCCTGCCGGTTTCGCTCACGTTGAACGTGTCGCTCCACGTGAGCCCATTGTCTGTCGAGCGCTTGTAGTAGATGTCGCTGATTTGGCCGGGCCCGTTGCCGAAGTTGTTGGAATAGACCACATGGAGAGCGCCCGTGCTGTCGCGTGCGGAACACCGCAGAGTAGCGTATCCGGGCGCGTACTCCCAAGCGGTTCGGTCGACAAAGCGAGCCGAATCCGGATAGGCTATGAGCAGCGCCAGCAGGAGTCCCATTTGCTGCGGCACACCACTTCCTCTTGGGGCGGTAGCATGACCGTCCAAGAGCTCTAGCGCCAACTACCGCAGTACGAGCACCTGTGTTCGTGCTCCGCTATCCAGACCTTCCGGCCTGAGGTAGTACACCCCCGCCGCCAGCCGTCGGCCGGATTCGTCGCGACCGTCCCAGCGGGCTTCCGAACCGGAGCAAATGAGCCTCTTGACTACACGGCCCTGGGCATCAAATGCGACGACCGAAACCCCTTCGCCAAGGGTCCGCGACAGGTGGATGAATACAGGCCCACTGGTCGGATTTGGCCAGACCGCGACTGATGCGGGTTCCGCCGCAACTACACCCGCAGACTGACCGCCTCCGGCCCGGTGGACATTTGGATTCTGCTTGTACCAGACGGCCAGTGCGTCGCCGGCCTCGCGCGAGTCGCCGAACACAACGTGCCGGCCCTGCAGGTCGGCGGTTATCTTCGGCCAACGGGAGTCCGAGTATATCCTGCTGGGCTGGAGCGATGTAAGCTGAACCTCTCGGTCCCAATTGGTCCCGAAGTCAGTAGAGCGGCGGTACTTGATGACGTCGGTATACATCCCGTGAGTCCACCAAACCACGTGAACTCCGTACTGGTCAGCCACGACATCAGGATGATACCCTGTGCCAATCCACTGGAGCGAGTCCCAGCTTGCTCCGCGGTCTGTCGAGCGTGTATAACAGATGCTGTTCCCGCCTTCCTGCCAGACCAGATGCAGCGTCCACGGATAGACTGCCTCATAGCAGTCGATCGCCGGGTAACGGGAGTCTCCTCCGGTTGCCAAGACTGGCCGCCCGCTTGTGCCATAGAACCAGCTTTCGCCACCGGTCCCTGACCAGTTGGTGCGCAGGTCGAAGTCGGCACTCGGCCCCCCTGGGCAGTTATCAGCCCAGACTACGACAATGAATCCACCCAGTGGCGGCGGAGCCTCTTGTGTTATCGGAAGCTCCGTACAGATGTCGGCCTCCTCGGAGCGGCCGGGCAGGTAAGTAAGACGCATCGCATTGTCCGGCGGCACGCCCTGACCCGGCGGTGGGCTCCAAGTCGAGCCTCCATCAGGGGAACGTTTGAAGAAAATCTCGGTGCTTTCGGCACCGTACCTGTCGTCGTCCCAAACTGCATACCGACTACCAAACAGCGAGGTCAGCGCGGGTCTGCTGCCCTGACCCATGGATCCGCTGCCCTGCCACTTTGCCCCATTGTCCGTAGAGACGTCACGGTATATGGTCTGCTGGCAGGGGGCAAGTGCGGTGACTGTTCCGCCGCGCGCCTCGAGTGCTATCGCATTGTCATTCCAGACGATAGGCCCGCCGGCGATCACAACCGCTGTAGACCAACTCAGACCGCCGTCCAACGAGCGACAATACCACGGGAAGTTGCAGTCTTGAGGGCATTGCGATGTCGCTCCGGCGACGTGGATGGCCCCGCTACTGGTGCTGATCGCGAGCCCGGTTCGACTGGACACACGCGAGCCGGCGGCCACCAGTACTTCGTCCTGCCAACCGGTCGGGTCAGCAGGTGCAGCCGCGATTGCGGCCAGCAGCAGAGCTGCTACTAAGCTGCGCTGAGACATAGAACCTCCTCTTGCTGGGTCTTCACGACCCTGTGCGAATTATAGCCCCCCTGCCCGCGCTGTCAACGAGCGATCCGTGCGATCCGTGCGCGCGTCGGGTTCTTGTAGATGCCACCATCTGCCCATGAGCCAGACCCATCAGCGTGCCCGACGGCATTTCACCGCTGGACACGCTGCGTCTAGCCAACGGCGTCTACTTCCTGCGCCTGGAGGCAGGAGCCGCAAGACACTCAACTCGGCTGGTGGTGGCTCGCTAGCGCAGAGCCCTGGACCGGCTTGGGACACGATTCCGGAAAGCCGGGACAGTCCCTCGGAGCGCGAGGACGCGCGGTACAGACCCGGTTTTCCGGTCATGTCCCCGCCGCCGCGCGGTTGACACCGGTAGCGGCCGTGGGTAAGATTGCCGAGCCCGAATGACGAGTTCCGACATCACAACCAATGGCGGTTGAATGACGCGTAACCGCTCGCAACATCTCGTCTGGCTTGCTGTCCCACTGACGTTCGGCGTCTACTTCCTCACGCTTTCCCCCGCCGTCGGCATGATTGACTCAGGCGAGTTGGCAGCCGGATGCCTCCTCTTGAACACCCTGCACTCGACTGGATACCCGCTGTATACGCTGCTCGGACGACTGGCGAGCCTGGTACCGCTGGGGACGGTGTTTCACCGGGTGGCGATGTTGAGCGCGGTTCCGGCTGCTCTTGGCGTGGCGCTCTTGCTCTTGCTCGGGCTTCGGCTTGGCCTGTCAAGACCGGTGGCCGGTGCCGCCGCGCTGCTATTGGGTTTCTCGTTTCCGGTATGGAGTTCGGCGGTCGACGTCGAGTTGTTCGGCCTGACGCTCCTCATGGTTTCGCTGCTGTGGCTCCTGGCCGAATCGGCCGGGTCGGGAAGGTCGCTGCCGGTTCTTGCCTACGTCGCCGGCCTCGCTATGACCAACCACCTGACCGCGGCCAGCACGGTTCTTGGAGTGGCGCTGGTCGTAGTCCTGAGCTATCGGAAGGACCTCGTGCGCAGGCTTCCCGCGCTGGCCTTGCTGTTGATTCTCGGGTTGTCGGTATACGTGTTTCTGGTGTTGCGCTCCCGGGCCGGCCCCCTGTTCCCGTGGGGCAATCCCGACAATCTTGAGCGCTTCTGGTGGACCGTGACGGGGAGGGAGTTTCAGATCCGGATGTTCTCCCTGCCGTTCCCGGCGGTTGTGCACAATGCCGTCCGCGGGGCAGCGCTCCTGGCCCGCAGCCTCGTGTATGTGCTGGTTCCGGTCGTCTTCTATGGCGCGGTCCGGCTGTTCCGCCAGCGGCGAAACCTGGCCATCGGACTCATTGTGGCAACCGTGCTGCTCTTTGGCTATGCAGTCAACTACAACATTCCGGATATCAAACCCTACTACATACCCTGCGTGTTTGCGCTCATTCTGCTCGCCGCGGTCGGGCTCGAAGGGTTGATCTCGAACGTCGAACGTCGAGCGCGGAGCCCTGTAGCCAGGACTGCGCTCCGACAGGCACCCTGGCTTCTCGGAATTGCAGCGCTGGTCCTGAACTTCCCGGTTGCGGGCAAGCAGGGCGACTACGTCGCCCACGATTACATGATGAACATGCTGACATCCGCCGGGCAGAACGCCACCATCATCACCAACTGGCGGGACCTCTCCGGGCCCATGTTCTACCTGCAGCACGCCGAGCACGTCCGGCCGGACGTGTGCTTCATCGACAAAGAGCTGCTTCGAGAACCATGGTACCTCCACTACCTCGAGCGCGACTATCCCTGGTTGGTTGAGCGCTCTCGGGCCGAGATCGAGGCGTACCGACCGTACGTTGAGCAGTTTGTACACGGCCAGATCAAGAACACCGCCGAGATTCAGCGTCGTTACATCGCTCTGCTTGAGAGCTTCGTCGACCGCAGCCCGGAACGGCCGGCCTATACGACCTTTGATGTGACTAAACGGCGCGGCGCCGACGCCGGTTTGATGTTTGTCGGCGTGCGCCGCGCGCCGGTCGGAGTGCTGTTCCAGATCAGGCGCGACTCAGTCCTGCCTGATTTCGACTATGCCAAGCTCGTCGTCCGCCTGCCGCGGAACGAACCTGACTCACTGACCCGGGCTGTGCTGTCCGTCTACCGGCACTTCGTCATTCGCCGCGCGAATGCGCTCGCGGAGTTCGGACGCCCGGACGAGATTCCGCCGCTGCTCGCGTGGTACCGCTCGCTCCCCGTCGCCCGCCTGGCGCCGCTTCCGGACAGCAGCTAGCACACAAAGACATGGACGCCGTCATTCCGCGCGGCCTGCGCGGTTGACAGCGGTAGCGGCCGTGGGTAAGATTGCCCAGTCCGAATGACGAGTTTCGAGGTGACAACGCATGTCCGCACGGAGCTTCTCGATATCACCGACAAGGTGAGGGACGCCGTCGCTCAATCCCAGGTCGGCTCGGGGATGTGTTTTGTCTACGTGCCACACACGACCGCGGGAGTAACCGTGAATGAGAGTTACGACTCGGACGTGGCTCGCGACATCACGGAAGCTCTATCGAAGCTTGTCCCCCATCGCGGCGGGTACGCCCATTCCGAGGGCAATTCCGACGCGCACATTAAGGCGGCAATGGTCGGCTCCTGCCAGGCAATGCCGGTCGAGGATGGCCGGCTGACTCTCGGCCGGTGGCAGGGAGTCTTTTTCTGCGAATTCGACGGCCCGCGGCAAAGGCGGGTCCAGGTACAGGTAACAGGCAAATGAGGGACAAGAGATGAAGGGACAAAGGGATAGAGTGACGGATTCCGCGCACTTGATCCCTCGATCCCTTGATCCCTCGATCCCTTCTCTCTAAAGGAGGTCCGTTGGCACATAAGAAGCTCTTCATCCCGGGCCCGACCGAGGTCCGGGAAGAAGTCCTCAAAGCACAGGGGCAGTGGATGATCGGGCATCGCTCGAAGGATTTCGGCGAGCTCAACAAACGCTGCATTGACAAGAGCAAGCAGATACTGAACACCAAGAACTATCTGTTCTGGTACACGTCTTCCGGCACCGGCTGCATGGAAGGCGCGCTCCGCAACGTCGTGACCGGAAAGATACTCCACACCGTCAACGGCGCGTTCTCGGACCGCTGGTTCAAGATCTCCAAAGCCTGCGGCAAGCAGGCAAGCTCCTTGGCGGTCGAGTGGGGCAAGGCGATCAAGCCGGAGATGGTCGACGCCGAACTCGCCAAGGGCGGCTACCAGGCAGTCACCATCACCCAGAACGAAACCTCGACCGGCGTGCGCAATCCGATTGAGGATATCGCCAAGCTGGTTCGCACCAAGTACCCGGACGTGCTCATCCTGGTCGACGCAGTGTCCGGCATCATGGGCGACTGGTTCGACATCGACGGCCTGGGACTCGACATCGTGGTCGCATCGTCACAGAAGGCGGTCGCGCTGCCGCCCGGCCTGGCCATCTCCGTTATCTCCCAGCGCGCGCTCGACAAGTGCCGCACGGTGACCGACCGCGGTTACTACTTCGACTACGATGCGATGCTCAAACGCTACGAGAAGGACTTCCAAACCCCGACCACGCCCGCGGTGTCGCTCTTCTGGGCCCTTGACCTCCAGCTCGATGCCATCCTGAAGGAAGGAATGCAGAACCGCTACCAGCGCCACCTGGAAATGGCGAGGTTCACCCGCGACTGGACCGCGAAGTACTTCAAGGTCTACGCGGAGCCCGGCTATGAGTCGGTCACCTTGACCACGGCTGCCAACACGCGCAACATCGTGGTCAAGGACCTGAACAGCGAGCTCGGCAAGCGGGGCATGCAGATCTCCAACGGCTACGGCGACATCAAGGAAAAGACCTTCCGCATTGCGCACATGGGCGACCTCACAATGGCGGACATGAAGGAAGTGACCACCGCCATCGTGGACGTGCTCAAGTTGTAGTAACACGACTGGCCTGACGACCCTGACGCCTCGCGGCCGATACCCGGCGGTGGGGCGTCAGACGTTTCTACGGCCGGCTATTCCAGGAGAGCCGCCCGGTGTCGACCTAGGAGACCCCTCAGGCGAGACGCCTCCAACCGCTGCACTCCGTCGGGGTGACGTCTGCAGACGGTTTCATCAATGAGCGAACTGGCGTTGGTGGTCTTGCTGCTGGGCACCTTTCTCCGGGTCGGAACCGTCGGTTCGCGCGCGACCGAACCCTATGCGGACGCGGCGGTCATCCGCTTCGCCAACGGCATGAACATCGACACCCGCGTCACTCCCTTGCCTGAGCCGGGCTCGCACCTGGAGACTGGGACCTGCTGGCTTGTGCACCTGACCGGCCCGGTGCGGCAGGAATGGCTGGCAAAGCTCAGGCGCCTCGGAGCCGATCCGGTCTGTTACCTCGCGTACCAGACGCTTGTGTGCAGGCCGTGGCGAGACATACCGGCCAGCGAGGTGAGAGGGCTGGACTTCGTCGACTGGCTCGGTCCCTTGCCAGCGGCAGCCAAACTCGCCCCTGAATTGACTGCCTTTGCTACCGGCTCCTCCCTCATCCCTCATCCCTCATCCCTCTTTATCCTCTCCGTCTGGCCGGGTTGCGACCCGAACGCCGTCGCTCTGGCGATAACCTCAGCCGGCGGAGAGGTCACCAAGGTGGCAGGCCACTCCGTCCGTTTCCGGTTTGATGCCTCGCGCGTTTCTGAACTGGCTGAGATGGAAGCCGTCGCCTGGATTCAGGAATGCAGTCCGGCCCGGAGCTTCAACCGCGATGTGCAGTGGGTCATGCAGATCGGCTGGCGACCGGAGCGTCCCGACGAAATCACCGGCCGCCCCCTCTGGCAGCACGGCATCCGCGGCCAGAATATGGTCGTCGGCTTGTTCGACACCGGAATATCCACCGAGCATGACATGTTCATCGACTCGTCCGTACCGATAACAGCGCCCGGTCTCTTCCCCGGGCACCGCAAGATAGTCGCGTACAAGCTCTACGAAGGCGCCGCCTTCGGCGATGCGGGCAGTCATCACGGCACAGCGGTCGCCGGGACCCTCTGCGGCAACGACTCGGTCGCAGGCAACGCGTCCGACCTCGACGGAGTCGCGCCGGACTGCCGCCTCTACTTCGTCGACGAGGGAAGCGCCTTCGGCTTCCACGTGTTCGACACCGACTTCACCGCGCTCCTCGACTCGGTTCGTCTGAGCAACGGACTGATCGAGCCGGTCCGTCAGGTGTCCGGCTCGTTCGGCACCGAAGAAAGCCTGAGCTACTACCGGATCGAGGAGTCGTCGGTCGACGCGGTTTGCTGGAAAGACAAGCAATTCCTGGTGCTCTGGGCCGCGGCCAATCGCCGAGGACCCCGCTACAACATCGGCCACCCGGCCGTAGCCAAAAACGTCCTGACCGTCGGCGCCTGCCACAACGGCACGCAGAGCAACAGCGTCTGGTTTCAATCATCCCGCGGCCCGTGCCGGGACGAACGCATCAAGCCTGACATCCTCGCTCCGGGCGTGGATGTTGCCACTGCCGACGGCCGCGCTCCTCACTCCTACGTAACGTCCAGCGGCACCAGCCTGTCCGCGCCGGCCGCGAGCGGTGCTCTGATGCTGCTGCGCCAGTACTTCGCCGAAGGCCGCTATCCGACCGGGACGCCCGATTCGGCACGTCGCATCACCCAGCTCAGCTCGGCGCTGATGCGCGCAATGGCAGTTGCGGCTGCCGACTCGAATGTCGGCGACGAATACATGCCCAACGATGCCGCGGGATGGGGCCGGCTTGATGTCTCAACCATCATGCACTTTCCCGGCGACAGCAACGGACTTGCGTTCGGCGACCAGCCGGTCGGGGTCGCAACCGGGCAGGACATGACCTTTCAGTTCGAGCTGGCCGGACGCGCGCCGATCCATGTCGTACTGGCCTGGACCGACACCGCTGCCGCGCCCGGGGCGGCAATTGCGATTGTCAACGACCTCGACCTGGAGCTGACCAGCCCGGATGGAAACCATTACCGCGGCAACCAGTTCTACAGAGGCTGGTCTTGGACGAATCCGCCGGACTGGGATAGTCGCAACGTCGTGGAAGTGTGCCGTGTCCCACATCCCCTGACCGGACGCTGGACCGCACGCGTCATCGGCCGCAACGTCTACACACCTCTCCAGCCGTTTGCCGTCGCTGTGCGGGGCGGAATCGCCGGCATTGGCCCCGGCGTTGCAGAGTCGGACACGGCTGTTCCTCGAAGAGCAGTCCCGAGGACGGCGTTTGCGCTGCCCCATCGGCCCGGCTGGAACCTGGCGGTTTTCGCCATCGATGGCAGACAGGTATTCGAGGTACTCGTTCCCAGGTCGGGGCCACCGCAGTTGCCGCTTCTGTCGCCCGGAGTCTACCTCTACCGGCTTTCCTCCGGCAATCTGCCGCCCGAAACCGGCAAACTGGTGATCGCGCGCTAGCGGGTCGGGCAGGAAATCAAGGAGCAATGGAACCGGGCCTGCAGTTGCCCGGCACCGGATGCCTTGTATCTCTCCAGCGTGGATTCCTCCCGGCTACACCAGCCCGGGAACCCACTTCGTGTTGATTACCACCTCGCGGTTCCACATCACCGCGGCGACCCGTACTCCGACAATCTGGTCCAGGAAAGCGACGGTGTCAAGCAACCTCCCGATTCCCCATACGTCGCCCTCAACCTGCATGTAGCGGTCGCGATAGGTCTTGCCGGAAAACACGACCCTGAGCCCGGCCTCGGCGACAAGCCGCTCCAGCCGGTCCGGACGGTGCCCGGTCTCTATCAGAAAGTGGAAATGGCCGAAGTTTTCAACCGGCGCCCAGTTCACCTCCGGCAGGACGCGCAGGACTCCCGTGCGATTGGTGTCGCTCC from candidate division WOR-3 bacterium harbors:
- a CDS encoding T9SS type A sorting domain-containing protein, translated to MSRMLGVLFCTAGLAVGQVGRIDTVGTTTYDWQTGGPAYRMLVNAAVSGLHAGWIYSIDSIPFPDRNMRYNFYDYQSGSWRWSLDGISVFAERSGFGNLDCDPTTGAALVSAHAGRPIVVARDTAPGAGVFEYCTGPSESPERAALAVGANRRLHAAAIDDYGQLWYSRCTTWGTWSVPMHVPPPEPDPGFPSHSITASKVSPKLTLTWVKYWVDSPQEGFYRTSSDGGTSWDSSAQLPAPPAFGGDTAPSFYLGVFPYYDRHDRLHVVAEVVPLRGGQQYVMPAEIWHWCEENNPQWSRVHRAGTALSTTSRLGYNAVLAGRPSIGEDRNGGLYVAWEQFDTANIEPSTDRARADVWYASDNYDNGASWVSAVRTTVPDLSSKRFPSVVDLLARDTLCVLYTVDSVAGFFVHGEGPATQNPVVVQFVPVEVGGLETRQDQSGDCGLEVWPNPSLGHVRLRFSLIAPSQARLEVFDFAGRLVKTAVQARLHSGSHVVDWDGTDSRGHYVPAGVYFCNLVAEDRRFSRKVVLTD
- a CDS encoding DUF2723 domain-containing protein, which translates into the protein MTRNRSQHLVWLAVPLTFGVYFLTLSPAVGMIDSGELAAGCLLLNTLHSTGYPLYTLLGRLASLVPLGTVFHRVAMLSAVPAALGVALLLLLGLRLGLSRPVAGAAALLLGFSFPVWSSAVDVELFGLTLLMVSLLWLLAESAGSGRSLPVLAYVAGLAMTNHLTAASTVLGVALVVVLSYRKDLVRRLPALALLLILGLSVYVFLVLRSRAGPLFPWGNPDNLERFWWTVTGREFQIRMFSLPFPAVVHNAVRGAALLARSLVYVLVPVVFYGAVRLFRQRRNLAIGLIVATVLLFGYAVNYNIPDIKPYYIPCVFALILLAAVGLEGLISNVERRARSPVARTALRQAPWLLGIAALVLNFPVAGKQGDYVAHDYMMNMLTSAGQNATIITNWRDLSGPMFYLQHAEHVRPDVCFIDKELLREPWYLHYLERDYPWLVERSRAEIEAYRPYVEQFVHGQIKNTAEIQRRYIALLESFVDRSPERPAYTTFDVTKRRGADAGLMFVGVRRAPVGVLFQIRRDSVLPDFDYAKLVVRLPRNEPDSLTRAVLSVYRHFVIRRANALAEFGRPDEIPPLLAWYRSLPVARLAPLPDSS
- a CDS encoding YjbQ family protein translates to MTSFEVTTHVRTELLDITDKVRDAVAQSQVGSGMCFVYVPHTTAGVTVNESYDSDVARDITEALSKLVPHRGGYAHSEGNSDAHIKAAMVGSCQAMPVEDGRLTLGRWQGVFFCEFDGPRQRRVQVQVTGK
- a CDS encoding T9SS type A sorting domain-containing protein, which encodes MPQQMGLLLALLIAYPDSARFVDRTAWEYAPGYATLRCSARDSTGALHVVYSNNFGNGPGQISDIYYKRSTDNGLTWSDTFNVSETGRPRSVYPALAIDRRGRLHCSWWEDEVEGEYEEVFYRCRDSIGWQPVERVSYLRQRAGDPYSSLVCDTMNRAHLVWNLPPSPVEPREVWYSVRDDSGWTTPENLTRNPADDCAPLVTMDRFDNILLTWNERADRDRVAYRLKRGGQWSSRQILDTTWETGSASTAADTAGRFHATWCRGYLRTTDTLVLLYYAAYDTAWSQPVLVSESIHGSGMVRPHSMTVDSAGKVYVAWPRKFLRPHDKVQYDILYRTFNGQKWSPIVNLTSDTVYSYCPHLGYPVTDAGVDLFWTSQVPNAPNRWDVMFLQLSPASSAVMAPWRARDPISDMRVWPSITAGQLHLEGTEPAAVYDLSGRRLLDLMPGANAVGHLAPGVYFLRPETAQTTKFIIQR
- a CDS encoding alanine--glyoxylate aminotransferase family protein: MAHKKLFIPGPTEVREEVLKAQGQWMIGHRSKDFGELNKRCIDKSKQILNTKNYLFWYTSSGTGCMEGALRNVVTGKILHTVNGAFSDRWFKISKACGKQASSLAVEWGKAIKPEMVDAELAKGGYQAVTITQNETSTGVRNPIEDIAKLVRTKYPDVLILVDAVSGIMGDWFDIDGLGLDIVVASSQKAVALPPGLAISVISQRALDKCRTVTDRGYYFDYDAMLKRYEKDFQTPTTPAVSLFWALDLQLDAILKEGMQNRYQRHLEMARFTRDWTAKYFKVYAEPGYESVTLTTAANTRNIVVKDLNSELGKRGMQISNGYGDIKEKTFRIAHMGDLTMADMKEVTTAIVDVLKL
- a CDS encoding T9SS type A sorting domain-containing protein produces the protein MPDGISPLDTLRLANGVYFLRLEAGAARHSTRLVVAR